Part of the Henckelia pumila isolate YLH828 chromosome 2, ASM3356847v2, whole genome shotgun sequence genome is shown below.
TCTTTGGCGAAATGGTTCAGCGGTTCCTGCTGGTATTCTGACTTTGTTGAATGAGGCATTCATGCTTATTGTAAAAAGGATTttctttttgtatatatatattcaatacaCGAGCAAGAAGCATGTCAACATAAGCTGAGCTAAAAGGTATAGATTTAAGGAAACAAGACAGGACTTCACATTCCCATTTATATGCAATTCGTCTTCGTTAATCATTATGTCGAACAAGTAGAAATCATTATGTCGAACAAGTAGAAATCTTCACATTCCCATTTATATGCAATTCAATATGGGATGCAGCTCGTTTCTCTCCTGATGACAAATACGCACGACAGAGGGTTCTTCTGAAGAAACGCTTTGGTTTGCTACCAACACAACAGCCACCTCCTAAATACTGAGTTTTCTGTTTGGAAATGAAAACATTTTGGTATTTTATGTATTAGAATTAGATTAGATGTGTGTACTAAGGCCTCCTCTGATAAAGGGTCATTCTGGTTCAATTAATGGattattttgcatgtttttgaCCCAGTAAATTTTATGTTCTTTAATACAGTGGTATTCAGTATGCACAATGAGTGTGTATTGACACATTTGGTCCAAATCTGCTTTGTATTGCTTGAcgtgattttaattttgatttggtGATATGCTTCTACATAAATTGcatcaaatttttttcttttggttTTGGAATAACATTTGTTCCCCTTTTTCTAAATTACTAACATCAAAATGCGATATTTATTAAGAATTAAAGTAGCCTAAAACTCAGGATGACATGATGGATAAGTGAGATCTTATCTATACCTGCACTGCTCTGTTTCAAAGCGGATAAATCTCAACTCTTAAATACATCATTAGAGAAATGTATGTAAAAGTAGGATGAAATTATCCAATCTCTAGGAACTTTGTTATCTAGTGTTGGAAAGCCACATTTAATTAGAGATAATGGACTCGGACAaatatatacatgtttatagtATATGCAATAATGTGATAAATATTCACTGATAAAATACAATCACCATTACTTTTCGGCATAATAACCAATTTAGTCCCACAATTTATGTAACGTTCCCGATTTAATGAAGAGATATAGACGGACAAATGGAGACTTACAGCGCTACGAAGGAGAGGAGAACTGACAATGGGTGGGTGGCCTTGACCGGTTGAACATGTTAACATTATGgccaaataaataaacaaacaaaaaaatgaaggaTCATTTCGAGATAATTGGAAAACGGGGATTAAATCATGGACATCACATAAAACGAGAGACTAAattggattatatatatatatatatatatatatatattatagaaatataaaataaatatgactATTGTGAGATCGTTTTACGTATGAATCGATCCGATTTATATacacaatgaaaaataatatttttaatataaaaaaaataatacctTTGACGAATTTAGTCGGATTGAAAATTCGTTTCATAAAATTAATATGTaagatatgttttttttaaacgaAAACATAGGTACAGAAAAATTATACTAAAAAGtttaagaattaaaaaaaataaaataagaatttgatGATATGgttaaaaatatatgaaatgGTAGTTATGAGTccgaaaatttaataaaatacataaattttGATGTCAAATTCTATGGAGGGAATGAATAAATGAGTCATACTTTGTGTGTAGATGACTAAAAACAATTTCGAGAAGATTCATGCCTTTGTGACTCAGAATTTTTTTGTGTGCGCGCTCTTAAATGGGCTAGCTGCATTAATTCCTCTAATAGTCAGAAAAATGGGCTCAAAGATTTGGGCATAAAACGAAAAAAATCTGGAGAGTCGAGAAAGATTCGAGCTTGAGAAAAGGTACAAACGGAGGAAGAAAAAAAGGGTTCGATTAAGATTTGAGGCTGCAGAATCAAGAATTATCCAGAAAAgggattttatttgattatagTAATCTGCGTGAGCTAGAATATGGGGGATTTACAGCCGTCCACAAGCAGAAAACGTCGCAGAAATCAAGAATTCGGGGAGGAAACTGATCTGGAAAATGTGGCTGATTGTTCACGTTCTTCCTCCTTAGGTGAAACAATATATTTTCCTTCTTACGTTTATGTCTGATTGTTTTCTTCAGAACTTTCTTGGACTCATTATTATGATATCGTTTGATTTTGCGTACTTTGCTTCACAGAGGAAGATTTCGCATTTAATGATACTCTGGTTGCTCTTCAGATGATGCGCGCTCAATTTCCAGCTATTGAAAAGGTCTTTATTGACTCTCACGTATAATATTGAAGTTTTGGAAGTTTAATATATTTCCTCTTTATAAATCTCTCCGAATCAAATTTTGCTTATCAATTTTATTTGTTTGCAAACCTTCCAATTTTGGAGTTCTATGTGTATTCAGGTGTCAGTTCAACCTTTTGTTTTGCGGTCACAGTTGTACAGCAGCATAATGGATAGGACACAAGTGGACCGAGATTTAGAGGTAAAGTAGCTTGTTTAGCATTTACATTTTCTTATAGATAGTTTTTCTTGTTGGAATGCGATTATTACTTCAATTGTCTACTTGATTCGAGgtatgttttaattattgaaatcATGCTTCACTAATTCCTCTCCTTATTTATCATTGCTAATGATCATGCGTTTGATAAATATTCTCCTTGAAGGAATTGTATTCCAAGATGGTCTTCTTATGGGGTGATTATGATTTGTTTTCCAATTGCTTTTTTAACACTTTGTAACTATTGTCTTCTAAAGGAACTGTATTCTAAGATGGTCTTCTTATGGggtgattatgattatgattttgTTTTCCAACTCCTTTATTATAACTATGTGCATTCATAACAACTGCAGGACTTTGTGTGCGCGTGAGCGCATATACATTACATTGTTGAAGTTCATTATAAGTTTTCACAACGTCGCAATCCAAAAAACTTTAAAGTTCACTTCTGAACTAAATGCTCGTTGTTCacctttttttctttgttttactCTATTCACTAGGTTAGTGATGATGGATGtatggtcctttatgtttttctCAATCCTCTGCAGTCCTTGCGAAGGGATAGAGTGTTGCGTGTATTTAAGTTAAATACCGGACAGGATGATCATGCCATAATGTTTATGGACGACTACGTGAAACAGGTTGGTTTGTCTATTTGGATCCTTCTGTATTCCTTTTTTCTAGTCAGAATTCAACAGTTAATGGTGTGACATGTCCGTGCCTATTTTTTCCttgagtttttaaattttatacgtGGAATTGGTGCTCTTTTGATTCATAGGACAAGATTTAAATATGTATGTTTTCATTCTCAAATAACTGTTGTTCCAGATAAATTGTAACCTAAAAGCATGGGATTGTGCCATGAGTGCGTGCATTTTGGGCCATTCCAGTTTCTTCCTTTCGTGTATCTTTTATTGGCTGAACATCGATCCTGTATCATTATCTCATCATTCCAGAGGAGTTTGTGGAGCTTAGAGGTTCTATGAGTTGTTATTTCTTCATTATTTAATGAATCATGGATTCATGGTACAGAAGTTTGGAAAAAATCGTGCATTGTATCTCGTCTGAGCTTATAAAACAGACTCCATTCAGAAAATAGAAGACCCTGTAGTTTTAAAACTACTCCCTTCTGACTTTATTTTCTTGGGTTTTTGCTTGCCAGTAATTAGTTCCCGCCTGATAATTGTATGAATAGTTGAAATTTCGTGCAACCACTATCACAATCACTATCACAATAGAAGATATGTTGTTGTCTTGCGTATGAAGAATCTTATCCTTAACAATCAAAGATTGACAGGGGTCTTTGAACTATTTTAGATTGAAGGTGTTATGAGAAGGTTGGAAGAAAAGAAGCAAAATGATGTCACTGTTTTTGAGTGGTTTAAAATGCATGTGATACAATCCAAGTTGGATACT
Proteins encoded:
- the LOC140884217 gene encoding H/ACA ribonucleoprotein complex subunit 3-like protein gives rise to the protein MYLQFYINDNGDKVYTTKKESPLGLATQSAHPARFSPDDKYARQRVLLKKRFGLLPTQQPPPKY
- the LOC140882466 gene encoding uncharacterized protein isoform X2, producing MGDLQPSTSRKRRRNQEFGEETDLENVADCSRSSSLEEDFAFNDTLVALQMMRAQFPAIEKVSVQPFVLRSQLYSSIMDRTQVDRDLESLRRDRVLRVFKLNTGQDDHAIMFMDDYVKQIEGVMRRLEEKKQNDVTVFEWFKMHVIQSKLDTSIGHEELVCQLIDRNMYWFSIPNIGSVLKGLSQGRKELLSLLNRKRYKEMQLATLEKKRLRLSPLDIRFHIRDLIGSGHLKTVQTPSGLVVRVAKD
- the LOC140882466 gene encoding uncharacterized protein isoform X1 encodes the protein MGDLQPSTSRKRRRNQEFGEETDLENVADCSRSSSLEEDFAFNDTLVALQMMRAQFPAIEKVSVQPFVLRSQLYSSIMDRTQVDRDLESLRRDRVLRVFKLNTGQDDHAIMFMDDYVKQIEGVMRRLEEKKQNDVTVFEWFKMHVIQSKLDTSIGHEELCSLLSLGGVVKEDHITKLINAGLLVCQLIDRNMYWFSIPNIGSVLKGLSQGRKELLSLLNRKRYKEMQLATLEKKRLRLSPLDIRFHIRDLIGSGHLKTVQTPSGLVVRVAKD
- the LOC140882466 gene encoding uncharacterized protein isoform X3 — protein: MGDLQPSTSRKRRRNQEFGEETDLENVADCSRSSSLEEDFAFNDTLVALQMMRAQFPAIEKVSVQPFVLRSQLYSSIMDRTQVDRDLESLRRDRVLRVFKLNTGQDDHAIMFMDDYVKQIEGVMRRLEEKKQNDVTVFEWFKMHVIQSKLDTSIGHEELCSLLSLGGVVKEDHITKLINAGLLVCQLIDRNMYWFSIPNIGSVLKGLSQEGAFVFTEP